DNA from Clarias gariepinus isolate MV-2021 ecotype Netherlands chromosome 8, CGAR_prim_01v2, whole genome shotgun sequence:
CCTGGACGTGCTCATAGTAACGGTACTGCGGCCGGCATTTTGTTAAGATGTACTGAGACAGGATTGTTTTGGTGTCGGTTCTAGTGACAGTACCTTTTGGAACATACTGATGTTATAAAGATATAAATCAGAGAAAAGGTGTACTTCAACACGGTATAAAACTAACCAAGTGTATATATGAATGAGTAACTTTTTAAATCCAGTGTGGCCACATTTCATCACTTCCTGTAAAATGACCATGATTGATATAAACAACTTTACGACGTTGATCAGAACACTGAATATATTCCAGCCTGTCTTATATTCATGCGATTCCTCTCTCTCTACTCCTCCCTTAGCTGAGCGTCCCTGCCATCATAATGAACATCTACAGGACATCAGCGGTCAACAACAGGCTGAAGTTCCTGCTAGAGAACCACAAGACGTACCCGAACTTCATCCCACTGGCTCGGCTGCAGGTTCAGTTCAACAGTCTGGCTGCCATCATCGTATTCCTGGCCTGGGTCAAAGTGAGCCCCTGAATCTATTCACTGATTAACGGCTGTGTGTTTAACATTGAGTTGATCAGTTCTAAACACGACTaagaaaatatgtttcattaaaATCTATCGATTTCCCTACAGCTATTTAAGTTCATCAATTTTAATAAGACCATGAGCCAGCTATCCAGCACTGTGTCCCGGTGCGCTAAAGACCTGCTGGGGTTTGCCATCATGTTCTTCATCGTCTTCCTGGCATACGCGCAGCTGGCATACCTGGTGTTCGGCACACAGCTTAACGACTTCAGCACCTTCCAGGCCTGCATGTGAGTCCCAGAGCACCTTACTCTGTCCGTCTGTTTCATTTAGGAGtttggaataaaacacttctttaGGAGTTCCTGTTACCGCCCCGAAGGTAATTATCTTCCCATAGCAACACATACCAAAGTCTTTTATCCATTAAAGAAGGACGCACCATGTGGCGTTTAATGATGTGGGAGGttcatattatttaagcaacgaggggtgttcaagtcaaaccgggacttgtgatggatatttacagaagacttcaattAGTAAAGACTTATTGCTACATCCAGCgtaaagtcctgacctcactcccagacatttccacatgtttgtaccattaaaggagttcctgggaggctggtgtttcagacatgaggGAGACATTCCGATCacggctccggcgtactgagagaactagtgagacactgggataagtgcattagtgtatcaggggattatatagagacataaagggagtttttacgcTCAGaaccgtgttctgttattctgtacaatcaaaagtctgagtttgtagtttttttcaCTATCATttgcattatagcagctataaacagttggTCCCttacctgcttcttttttcctttcacttCTAGTTAAAACACCTTAAGAATGGACTTAATCCACCCAAATAAAAACATCTGATCAATCAGAATCCtcaatttatgtttaataacttttgataaataaaggtgACCTTGGATTAGAAAGTCACTctgaaaaaaactttaacaaactttaaagaattaaagaaatagTTTAAGGAACTTtaaagaacttaaaaaaaaaacttttgcattgctttaagtgtttttgtttataacaATGTTTATTGTAATATAGCATTATCATTAACAGAAAAAGTGTGTTCTAACGCGTACTGTCGCTCATCCTCACCCTGTGCAGCTTCACACAGTTCCGGATCATTCTAGGAGACTTTGACTTCTCAGAGATCGAAGAGGCCGACAGAGTCCTGGGGCCGATTTACTTCACCACCTTTGTGTTCTTCATGTTCATGATTCTGTTGGTAAGggacttttttataaaaaaaattaagaaaccgGAGTCCACTGGACTTCAAGAGTGAGCTGAGAATTCATACATGGATCTGTTGATGGTTAAGTTATGGTGCGTGTTGGAGCATGGGGATTCATGTGCATTCACAGCTGAGGAGGCCCGGGGGTGCGATGTTGTTGCAGTTGTCTTCAAGGGTGTGCAGTGGGGTTAAAACCAGGACTATTGACAGGACACTCGAGCTCTAAAACATTAAACTTGGCAAAACATTCGGCCAAAACACGGTAATGGTGCTTAAGTTCAGACAGGATTATAACACCATCTTTCATAACACTCCATGtttcttatctcctgatccatgtttagttttttttgtaaatacgcatgcacatttatatttttatcagataaaacgAAACatatttgctaaatacagtttcaCGCCCTTTTATGTCCGGAGTGTCCGTtacttttttgaattcaaatctttcaacgatcttaactgtcattcagatgaaacttggccgatttagatttcacatgaaaagacataaacctaaaaaagttattttggaattattcaaaaacatttttaagatattgcaacatgaatttgacatggttacggacactacggattttttctttgaaaataaatccttaattttgcatGTAATGCTTTAAATTAAGAAGATactttttacaggtcatatatTTCTAGGAGCTTACAACAATttcaaagaaatataaataatttgcattttaaataattattgtttgaagtgagacagtataacgctgaaaaatggccattttcgGGGCCACATattaaaatcatctctccaaaacggctggAGTTACAGTAGCAACATTTTTAGGGAAGCGAgatcggtcacttccatgttgcataaacttctgTAGGAGCTGCTTTGGCCGCACAcatttttctgtattatatgtataaaaaaaataaattttgaccgATTAGAGCTCGCTGTGTGCAGAACATTATTGTGCTGGATAAGAGTTTGGGCGTTTTAGTTCCAGTACGGGTAAATTGTGATGTCCCACCATACAACGACATTCTGTACAATTCTGTGTTTTCAAATGTGTAGCAACAGTTTGttgaaagaaacacacacacgtgtgatGACTGCATGCAGTAATTCCGTAGGAGTAACTGGCTGCTGTACTGATGACCGCGAGTGGTCCacattttgttaattattattgcTAATTATTCCCTCCGTCTTCCTTCAGAACATGTTCTTAGCCATCATCAATGACACGTACGCAGAGGTGAAGGCTGACATGGCACAGCAGAGATCCGAAATGGAGATAACGGACCTCATTAAAAAGGTGTGCaagtcatgtgatcacaaacaaatctaaaaatcaaaaacaacgTTAGCTAATAATCTAGAGCGACAAAAGGAACAGAGAAATATACCTCTCAAAGGTGGTGTGTTTTCTCAGGGCTACCACAAGGCCATGGTGAAACTCAGGCTGAGGAAGACGGCGGTGGATGACATCTCTGATAGCCTTCGTCAGGCAGGAGGGAAACTCAACTTCGACGAGCTCCGACAGGACCTGCGAGGGTCAGCAAGACCTGATTAATATCCGTGAAGATGATGAAAGCACAAGATTGATCTGCGTGCACGTATTCTGACTGTATCCTGGTGTGTTCGCAGGAAGGGACACTCCGACGCTGAGATCGAAGCCATTTTCGCCAAGTACGATCTGGATGGAGACCAGGAGCTCACTGAGCACGAGCACCAGCAGATGAGGGATGacctggagaaagagagagtgagtaaATAGAAAGTTAATGGACCTGATTCATGAATTTTTGTATGATCGTAAATGATTCACAGGAACATTACTTAccagaaaagtgaaaaaaattgtttattttggatcctgataattttttttcactaatgTATTAAAATCCATAAGCCAAATAAgaatagttatttatttatttagaaatcacAGCTTATAAAAGCAGGAAGagttagtgtgtatttgtgattGCTGATGTGTGTAGTGACTGATGCTTACGTACAACACACCCTTTCACAGTTTAGTTTTACCGTGTGTACTGTGGAAATTGTGCATGGAAACTTATGACAGATTGGCTTTTATCAACATGTGgtgctttttaaatgtaaatataaataatgactAGAAAGCACAGACGCTGTGACATATCACTTTGCGAAGTTTGAATgccaaataatatatatttagtagTTAAATATTGTAGTTCACAATATATATCCAAATAATCATTGTGTAAATTTCTAATAGATATAATGTATAACTACCCATTAAGCAATACACAAACTGTGTCTAAATCAACATACTGACTTCAAACCACATTgagttgtagtttttgtttttttttaaatcacaatttCTTTCGACACTCTATGACTTACTATTGACTGTTAAAAAGTTCACATGATTGAACAGTCCTACTGTAGCAGCTATTTTAATGCTAAAGTTGATCACTTTCTTACTTCACACAAAGCATGAGCAGGTATGTTAGAAGTAATTAAATTAGGttattgtattttgtttaatcctgacttttatattatttttattaaatggttTGAGGCAAATGTGTGACTTTGCTCAGAAGTGCCGAAGTCGTATTTATAATCTATTATTCCCTATGAACTATATCTATACactggaacctcggattatgagtaacgcggtttgcaagtgttccacaagacgagcaatgatttttaataaattttgacttggaaaacaaacaagtcttagtttacgagtaacgagtatcatgtatcacgcctgtgctttttgttttgatgccgaatGTCacctgatcacaactgagcctatggtttttttcttgctgcggaattgtgggtaatcgtctcccctgctgggtctcagtgcgcgtctcttactggtataatcaacatccgtgcacgcttGTACtgttactataacactgtgaccacgtttgtgtgtgtgtgtaaaacatctttgattttgtgtctgtatatatgtgtgtgtgtgtgtgtgtgtgtacagcgcgcgtgcaTCAGAAGCATCAAAGCATCGAGCACAAGGGGACGTGAAGTAGAGGCTTGTGCACTCTTCAGTTAATTTTCAGAGATGTTGATtttgtgcatacacatttcctTGAACAGTGCagctacatatacagtacatattaattGTGCTGCTTTTGATGTTATGATCTAGTTGCTACACAAAATGTGTTCACTAGATTGCAGTAGAATGAGCCCTTGAAATGAACCTATTGGCTGGGAGAAGCCTCGGCACATAAATAAAGCTTCATCTGGCCATCACTAATTAATATTCAGTAGAactttggattacgagcatgattcgttccggaagcaggctcgcgtgtaaagcaaaagcaagtctgattagagaggttaaagatccattttctctctctgcttaaggCTCAGTCTGCTCTATGTGTCTGTGCGCAcgcacgtcattggacaccgtgtgttatgtatttatttttttggggctgtggaacgaataatttaagtctTATGGTAAAgtaagtgttttgaaatacgagcttgcttccggaacgaatcatgctcgtaatccaaggttctactgaATATTAATTAGTGATGGCCAGGTAAGGCCTCATTTATGTGTCGAGGCTGTTCAaggaaatgtgtatgcacaaaTTCAACATCTCTGAAAATTAACTGAAGAGTGCACAAGCCTCTACTTCACGTGCCCTTGTGCTCGATGCTTTGATGCTTCTGTGTCATAGTACATCACATCATACTTCTACTTTATATATGACAAACTGAattgttgtataaaaatataatcctTGTCATTAAATCAGATGAATactccgcacacacacacacacacacacttgtatagATGCTCaatgtctctcacacactcgctaGGAGGACTTGGATTTAGAACGCAGTTCGCTGCCCAGGCCTATGAGTGGCCGGAGCTTCTCCCGTAGCCAGGACGACTCTGAGGAGGACGACGATGAGGACAGTGGACACAGTTCCCGTCGCCGTGGAAGCAGTTCTGGGGGTGTGTCTTACGAGGAGTTCCAAGTGTAAGCTTCTCATTTAGGTTCTCTAACGAATATGTTAAAGCAATATCTAAATCATATGAAATATACTAAATGTTCTGGATACTGGATATACTGGATAAATATCTGTTATATCTATTGTCTGTTATGTATAGCTTTCCAAATCAATGTTTAAGAATCACAGGTACAACAAGCCAAATATGAAGGCTTGGTCTTTGTTgtggaatgtactgtacagtgagaAGTGTGATGTGTTCCCAGCCTGGTGAGAAGGGTGGACCGTATGGAGCACTCCATTGGCAGTATCGTGTCCAAGATCGATGCGGTCATTGTGAAGCTGGAGGCCATGGAAAGGGCCAAGCTGAAGAGGAGAGAGGTCCTGAGCAGACTGCTGGATGGGGTCATGGAGGTGAGGGCTTCACCATAAAGACAACTGAAAGCGTTCACAAAGCCACTGGCCAAGTCCATCATAGTTAAAAAtcttatttggtttattttaagcTACAgccaatataaaaatgaaaaaagctaCAAAAAAGTTTCCcccacattttttgtttataggtttgaacaaacaaacaaaataaccatcTCTAAACAtgattcaaaataaaaatagaagttATAATAATAGGTCATCAATAAATACAATCATATGCATTGTAAACACCCAGGAACCCGGAgattgtggaggccagtggtgattaaCGTTGTATTTATTATCGTTTTGTACagctgtggtaggacctccggtcaacacttACACACGCTCACTCACATGGAAATTTAAGaaagccagttagcctaatataagcatgactttggactgtggaaggaaaccggagttcccaaataaaacccaccaagcacagggagaacatgtaaactccatgcacgcaggtgggaatcgaacccggaccctggtggtgcaaggcgacagtgctaaccactaagatgTCAAAACTAGCCCCCTTTCCCCATTTTCTGTGAATTTTGAGCATTTTTCTCCGtattccccctctctctctctctttctctcaggaTGAAAGAATGGGAAAGGATACAGAGGCTCACAGGGAGCAGATGGAGCGACTGGTGCGAGAGGAGCTTGAGCGCTGGGAGTCAGATGACGCCATCTCTCAGGTCAGCCATCAGCAGGCTACTCCTGCTGGTCCAGGAGCTCATCCTCGCCCACGCAGCACCCGCCCCTCCTCCTCACTGTCCACGGAGGGTCCGGACACCGGAAACAATGGAGGTGGACAGGTGTAAGACCTTTTCTACTGCTCCCGTAGTCTTATTAACTTTTCCAACACTAAATGCTCACCTTACAGTACATCAgtatttcttttgttgttgttttattgcaATTTATTCACAGAGCACATATCTATATAATGATTCATCAGTTATTAACCAGGAGTGTATACTGAATATATATTAAGGTACACTGGCACAAACTTTAATCAGCTTAAGAAATGGTACTGAGCAAAATAGGTCTAGATTTAGGCATAAAGGtcattttttttgacaaaatagTGCAAGGTACATGACTTTCtttacatactcacacacacacacacacacacacacatatatatatatatatatagtggtacCTCGGCAAACGAACCGCCTTGAGAAGTTTCGCCTTTAGAACTACATTTTTGCAAGCATACGAGGGGCTGAGCTGGTTGTGCGTACTTCTGGTTATCGACCTTGTTAATTGTTTGCGTCaatggaaagccaagcgaagtgagtttacatattttttatttgataacaTAAATGTTGTCAACAAGggaagcaagaagaaaaggttttcagtttggtttttaaagcagccggtgccaagaggaatcataaattaaggttaagtgaggtttaatgtctatttatttcatatcgtttctaaatgttttgattgcttttattttattttttttattttttaagaactcgcctccagaaTGGATTAAACTCGTATGTCGAGGTACCGCTGTAAGTAGtaaataatgtgtaaataataaGAGGTCATTGTGAAATTAAAGGCTTctaatgaaattatttaatagCAGGCTGTATCTTTTGCCAATTAAGTTAGCATGAGTCTTTTTAATAACCATAAACTATTtcatattcaaatgtttttgcatatttatgagACTATAAGTCTGTACTGCCAGAGACAGAATGAGAAACAGCATCAGAGATACACTGTAAATTTATAACGCATTGCTGCGttcttaaaaatgtgtaaaattagAAAATCACAAACAAATAATATCACCAAACTTTAATGTTTGGAAAGAATTTGTTAGATCAAATGCctttttattcactttatatTATTTCCTATTGTATCATTTATTTTCACTACATAGAGTATAATACAATGGATCTGTTGGAATGCCATTTGAAAAGCCAGTCAGTGCCTGTTGGAAGtaaactttaaatgtaatattttatttgttacattttctttgaaaattttatacaatgacaaaaaaaaattatataaaaattacatGTCATGAATATTTAGTTTTCTTCCAAAACGCTTGTTCTACACAGAGTTAGCCAAAATGTTTTGGGGACAGATGGCGATCATCATAAATtaactttgttttgtttctgtaaatgtaaaaatctaaCTGTGTTCATTCAgacagttaaaaaacaaaaaaaatgaaggattttctaacacttactgtatttatcattttcccCATTTAATTACCAATTTAAGCTAAGACATATTACAATGAAGATCCCTTTTCTTCAATACCAGTATTATGTACAGACTCATATACATCTCACAAAGCATTAAAGGATCTTTCTTAGCTTTCGAAGCTTGACCTAATTCGACCATGTGAATTTTGTCACACATTCGAAAGGTTTGTTTGCATAAACAGATTGATGCGATTCTTCACAAAACTGACTGCCGTGTATTATGCGTGTCACATTAGGAATCCTAGATATTttttgtacttaagtaaaaccCCCACACTAATTTGATCTATACTTCCTGGCGTGTGTAACAAAAACAACTATGATTTGTGACATCTGTTTTTGCAAATGAACCCATAATTTCTAGTTGCTTTCAGTTAATATAGTTGTGTGAACAGAATGCTTTGTCATGTAAACCTAAGCAGGTAATGTATTCCTTATTAATGccttaaaattgttttt
Protein-coding regions in this window:
- the pkd2 gene encoding polycystin-2; the encoded protein is MSSSRTRCQAARAPSSAHAHKPPQTEGLEMEMERMEPQGEVGLGVPEEEQPSPSRQAWSRDNPGFEPEEGLEASWSPGRRSLSDTSSSSGSSGLGSFTGGSTARIHRGLYPTPPADGLQHEPPSWGARILEKIRLLWGTRLLEERDSSREMYLKNVLREMITYALFLLTLCILTYGMVSTNMYYYTKVMSQLFLDAPLTSADATTFRSLSTMEDFWKYTEGPFLNGMYWEMWYNNKSLPENQSLIFYENLLLGVPRLRQVKVLNKSCPVHEELKDEVYDCYGVYAAAYEDKKSFGLKNGTAWVYSEESSLGESSYSGEVGTYRGGGFYQDLSRTRDESNRQLQELKANLWLDRGTRAVFIDFSVYNGNINLFCIVRLLVEFPATGGAVSSWQFQTVRLVRYVSSWDHFVGLCEVIFCFFVIYYLVEEVLEIRLHRLRYFKSLWNCLDVLIVTLSVPAIIMNIYRTSAVNNRLKFLLENHKTYPNFIPLARLQVQFNSLAAIIVFLAWVKLFKFINFNKTMSQLSSTVSRCAKDLLGFAIMFFIVFLAYAQLAYLVFGTQLNDFSTFQACIFTQFRIILGDFDFSEIEEADRVLGPIYFTTFVFFMFMILLNMFLAIINDTYAEVKADMAQQRSEMEITDLIKKGYHKAMVKLRLRKTAVDDISDSLRQAGGKLNFDELRQDLRGKGHSDAEIEAIFAKYDLDGDQELTEHEHQQMRDDLEKEREDLDLERSSLPRPMSGRSFSRSQDDSEEDDDEDSGHSSRRRGSSSGGVSYEEFQVLVRRVDRMEHSIGSIVSKIDAVIVKLEAMERAKLKRREVLSRLLDGVMEDERMGKDTEAHREQMERLVREELERWESDDAISQVSHQQATPAGPGAHPRPRSTRPSSSLSTEGPDTGNNGGGQV